From Rana temporaria chromosome 5, aRanTem1.1, whole genome shotgun sequence:
CATAATGATTATTTTTTAGCTGTATCATTGTTATGTTTAGATCTCTTTGGCTCTCAATGCTGAAATTAATGACTGTTAAAGTTTACTTAATTGAGCCTAAAATTATTGTCCTTTGCTTGCAGTCAGTGACAAATTTTTGTGCATTGAAGTCAACTACACTTGCAGAAAATTGCTTTGAAACAAAATGTAATTGCTTCAAGTACAGAATAGTAGGGATTGCCAAGTTTTGGAAGCTATGTAATTAAatatttctttctgaatctgaaAAAGCATTTACTAAACTGATAAATTCCACCAATTTTTATAATTGAAAAGCACACAAATCAAATTTCCTCACCACATAAACTTTAAGAGACATATGTCTTTTACAGGTTTTCATggaagagcctatttatttggttgGCAAAGTAGATTAAAGCTATTAACTTTTAAAGCTATTAATTGGCATTAATACCGCTTCAGGGCCACCATAACACCAGTAAAGACATGTTTATGGCAGGGGACCTGGTTATAAATCTGTCAGGATAGGACCTGGTCGTTCAGAATTAATGTCAGCTGTTGTGacaatcttttttatatattttgggggaaagagggttagggccaggacacccttagataATTGCAAACTCAATTGGCAGACACTGAGACTTGGataggaggacagccgtgcagggaaaggccccagcaaggcgCCACTTCTGCATGTGCaggattgctgtctcctatggcaacagtcctttaacagttcctaactcaaatGTATCAGTTCTTTCATTTCCATTACAACtgctccttgtagttcttcaatactgagctcctggtctctcactagactcgCTGATTCACTGACTATGAaacccttgagctcctccaaggtTTGCAGTGGTATTCCCTCAAGCACCACCCCTGCTTTTCTCTtgagtccctagcttggcacttcagatactcctcaagcttcacccctgctaaccAGATcgctccctggcttgacacacaaggcttctCTGCAAACGTCTCCTCCACTaattgggtccctgacttgatcaccgcctgagGTTTCACGATTCTCCACCATGCCCTTCAGTGAGAATATggttccggtacttgcttcagttactcactgtgttcGCTGGTAATGGCAATTGGTCCCTTTGTGGTGACAGATTCTCTTCTACCTCTGACCAATGACAGGTTTTCCGGCCGGCAGaactgtcacttctggttggactgcaaccCGCTATCCCAATCCTGCACTGCTCTCtcacttctggataggccctcacacagcctagcagccagatgccccGGGATAGGCCTAATCTcaggcctagcagcccagggcatacgacacacatccacccagacaaccgtccaggtggcacagaacacagatcacctgtcctcacccaaatatataggctctcccagcaggcaaagggtttcaagaaaacccctgaCCATTGGCTGGGACACCCACATaaccataacctgaccttgggttgcccttcttgtatcagtaccaccaagtacctggccacctagtggtagaagagaaatgtgcaacaaggccaagcttagggagaaatcaatagatccctATCAATCGACCAAGATAACAACTCTTGGCAAGTAAATatgtgaggagctccctgactaaactcCAGGGTGATACATTTAAAATGTTCTATGTACCCATAAATGTTCTGGCCCATACCCCTGGGGGTACACGCACCCCAGGTTTGAAACCACTGTATTAGGTATGACATTTGGGGCAAGAAAAATAGATTCCCATCACCATTTAACCCTACAAGATGTCAGGAACATTGGATCTAAAGTGCAATTTAGGATTAAATAAGAATGGAAAGCTCTGATATGTTGATTTTAATATATGTAAGTAATACAGCGCAGGTCTGTAGAAAAATTTATAGTGACGTGATGTCAAAATATATTAAAGAATGTGGCTGCTGCAGCAAGAAAATGTTAGATGAACAAATAGTATAGGGTATAAAGAAATAAATGCTGCGCTGCTAGTATGGTGTGTGTATGTAAATCAATACCAGCATGATATGGTAAACATTATACACACCACAATAAACAAAGTGCTTAAATGTGCAACAAAATACAAAAGTGAAATGGTGCACAGAAATAAATAATAGTCCATATAGCTATGATCAGCTAAGAAATAGTTGATCGTTGTAAAATCTTCATGTGAGCACCCAAGTTGTGTTGGAAAGAAATCCACAGCAAGTGTAAgacagctgattgaagcacctccacctcaagTAAATATTCTGCTTACGGAACACCAAATAATAAATCACATGTAGCACTGTATCTGATAGAtaacctccgttccccagctaggttcCTCCACACCAGATGGAAAAAATGGATAGTCCTTAGCCAGAACGTACTCATGCGTTGAACCCAGAAGTGAAGTGAAGAGTGAAGTGAAgacaagaagggcaaacatagagtagtactgcAGAAAAGATGGACCTCTCTGTGGGAGAAGGTCATGTGAGCATGTATCCAACAAGGGATAATACCAAATGATCCATGCAGCAGGAGCTGCAGCCCTGGTTTTCCTGCTCACCTGTTTGGAGACACTCCTGCTGCATGGATCATTTGGTATTATCCCTTGTTGGATACATGCTCACATGACCTTCTCCCACAGAGAGGTCCATCTTTTCTgcagtactactctatgtttgcccttcttgtcTTCACTTCTGGGTTCaacgcatgagtgcgttctggctaagaactatccattttttccatctggtgtggaggaacctagctggggaacggaggttaTCTATCAGATACAGTGCTACATGTGATTTATtatttggtgttcggtaagcagaatatttacttgaggtggaggtgcttcaatcagctgtcTTACACTTGCTGTGGATTTCTTTCCAACACAACTTGGGTGCTCACATGAAGATTTTACAACAATCAACTATTTCTTAGCTGATCATAGCTATATGGACTATTATTTATTTCTGTGCACCATTTCACTTTTGTATTTTGTTGCACATTTAAGCACTTTGTTTATTGTGGTGTGTATAATGTTTACCATATCATGCTGGTATTGATTTACATACACACACCATACTAGCAGCGCAGCATTTATTTCTTTATACCCTATACATGTTGATTTTAATGGTTGATAatgatacattttaaaatattagcTGGGATGAACTGATCATCTTGATTGGGTCGTATACATTTACTCTACTTATATTAGAGATGAATATACATGTAAATACAAATAACAACATTGTTGAAATCATGGAGCTtgcaaatgttcattttttttttaaatgtagggacaaaaaaatatattgtgtaaAATTGGGCAATAGCATGTAACAGTGTGTAAGGGGCTTAAGATATCATGTAAGTAGGGGTCCAGTTAATACCAACTGCAACTCATTTTATGCTCATTGTTGTAGTATTCAATCTACTCAGCTTAATTATGATGCATTCTAAAGTCATTTCGTCGGACTTTCTGTGGCTGTACAAACCATTTATATGGTCAAAGAGACAACACAGGATCGATGTTAGAAAGAACTTAGACATCACTTGCATTTGTTTTGTGGCCTTGTTATTTCCAAGGTTTAACCTTCATTGAGTTTAAAAACCATTTGAATTGCCTTATGTCTTCATGTGACAAGGTCTCTTTGCTCATAATTTTAGGAGAGTTTTGCAAGGCCTTGAGAACAGCAGAGGAAGCAATATTATCTGTAGAGCATGCTACATCTCAAACTCTTTGCAGACAAATCTCTGGAGAAGGATAAGAGCAGAATGTTCaaataaggcttcatgtacacaggacgtttgGAAACCTTGTGACAGGGAGGGAtttcctgcatattgcacatcaGCTACTTGTAATCTCCATTGGAAGCCAGTATGCCAAAGACAGAGCACCCCCATAACAGGAACTACCTGCACAAGGAGCTTCATGCAGGATCCAAAGTATTACTTTGAAGAATACTACAGATTTTAAAATATTGAAAAGCTTACAGTATATAagatttagtgattgggtttacagaGTTTACATTTCTGTATATGGGGTTGAAGCAGCAGGCCCAGAATTGTAATACTTCCTAGGGTCCATCTTGGTCATAATCTATCTCTGGACTTATCCTACCTATGTCCGCTTATAATTGAAACGCTGATTTGGGGGAAATAGCTCTTGGTGCTTtggaatggattttttttttttaactggttgcGAGGTACAATGGTATGACatatcacatatacagtatatcccaatATAAAGATCAATTTATTTGCTAGGAAAACAATAGATCTTAATTAATGTGCATCTAAACGCATGGACACAATTTAATAGAATATAGCttatcagtccttagatgtggtagatgtggtggctacattagtTTGTTTTTTCAAGCCACCTGTCCATAGGGAACAATGCTCACTCAttatactgtatctatggagaagaAGGGTTGTCATCCTAGGACAGAACTAGAGGACAACTCCAAGGAGaagcacaccgctccaggcaGAATCAGGTGCAAGGTAGATCACAGGTGCAGACCTCGGCTCACCACCGTGGAAGAcgaataaaacaagaaattggttacactggaactccaacttatcttgatgtcatctttattgtcaaaagggtTAGACAGATACAGACAATGGTAGGCGTGTTTCACAAGCGTTTCACGAACGCGTCTACCATTGCCTGTATCTGTCTGACGcttttgacaataaagatgacatcaagataagttggagttccagtgtgtgaccaatttcttgttttattaGAGGACAACTCCCCCTATCTTCTTCCTCATAACATAGTAGAAAGGGGTTTAGTAGTTCTCAGAGATACCTGGACTAATAACATTGCAGCACAGGCAGAGAACACAGAAACTTGTCTTGGCAGATTTCTAGatcaacaggtaattttttgcacTTAACAAACAAATGGGTCAGTTCATTAAGCGTTAATGTGAAAAATGCAGAAAGAATGTGGTAAAATAACACATGTGGAAACAATTGTTCAAATGTTCAATTCTCTAAGAATTGTGCAGTAAATAACTACTGCTGTATAGTTTTGATAATGCGGTAATTACTGCATATTTTCATGCAGTAAATTATCACATTGAGCTGGATGCTAAGGAGTGGGATTGGAAGTGGGCTGCTGCAACCTTAACAACGTATGACTTATTATCTGTCAGTGGGttcccagctgacagctgaatgtaaagaaACATGCCGCaattaaaaattatgaaaaaaaaaacagcgtgggggtccctcccccaatccataccaagccctttgggtctggtatgaattgtaaggagaaccccatgccaaaatgaaataaaaagacaGTGAGGGGATcccccagaatccataccagacccttatctgagcatacagcccggcaggtcaggaaagggaggggatgagtGCTTGACGCCTttctgaatcataccaggccacatgcccttaacataaggggtgctttagggcaggggGCTCTGTCCCCCCATCCCaatgcaccttgtccccatgttgatggggacaagggcctctttcccacaaccttgctcggtggttgtgggggtctgcgggcagggggcttaccagaatctggaagccccctttaactaaaaaaagaaaaaaaactctggccCAGACAAAGGCTCCCACCGTCTGCCTGCTCCACCTTCTGCCAGttcttaaatagctaaggggTTGAGTCAACTGGTgatgtcaccgggtggccccaaACCCTTGTGACATCTTTGTCCAGGAGCATGCTGGGTGACTCCACCTCTTagctatttaaaaaatgtcagacaGTAGAGCAGGCAGAAGGTGGGAGCCTAAGGCAAGAccggatgttttttttctttttcaggtctGGCGGTGTGGTGGGTGtcatgattgacgatggatctactttgggggacatttttttttttttaataaagaaattgtcaaaaactgtgttgtGTTTTAATTTATGTTTTACACTTttgttggtgaatgagtaggggtacaatgtaccccattcttATTCatatggggggtgggatctgggggccccttgttTTCGTTACATTTACAGAATGGTAAAATACTGcacaattgttattttttttcgtgaatttaacatttttttactgcATGCAATAATTTATGCAAATTAGTCACGTGACCATGTTAACGCATGTGGGAACCATTAGTGAATTAACTCCAAAATGTTTTgagtggtatatttaacagaccaaaaaggaCCAAATAAGAGAGTTTAATGTTTATGTACACTTTCATTTTTGAAAACAGTTCTGTGTTTGTTAGTTTAactgttgtattttttattgtacAGAAACACCAGGAAAAGATTTAGATCTTCTTATCGACTGGTCTGATGTGTTCCATGACCATGTGCAGACTACAACAAAGCGTGCCAACCCTTTTTGGAATGGACTTTCTGAATCCAACCCTTTCTTGGATGATGTAGTTCAAGCtaatacattttcaaaaacaaatgtgtCTATCCTTAAAGAGGACCCACTAATGCTGTTTAGACattcaaaaaaaagaaattcaatatCAAGTTCTGGGGATGAACTTGACATAGATAAATTCCTGGAAAATTCACCAGCAAGCAGACCTGCTAGATCTAAAAGTGTCTCCTATTTGGATGTCATAGATGTTAATGAATTTGGTGCACCAAAAATTGATGACCAGATTCTGGCTCCAGACTTGGAATGGCTGCAAAATGACCGGGAAGCCTACAAGATGGCCTGGTTGAGTCATAGGCAGCTAACAAGATCATGTCTTGATTTGGACATTATAAGCCAGAGCCCGGGATGGGCACAAACACAAGCTACAGACACACATATAATCTGCAAAGTAGATCACCAAGGTGGTTCTGTGACCCTTCCTAGCTCTGACATTACCATTCATGTCCCTGAAGGTCATGTAGGTCCTGGTGAGTTTCAGGACATCTCCTTAAAAGCTTTTCTTGACCCACCAGAATCTCTCAACAGTAACCTGTCAACTACTGTTAGTCCTTTTCTGGAAATAACATTAAGCAACATCAATACATTTGAGGCTCTCTTATTGGAAATGAAAATTGCAGCTGAGGTAAAGAATGATCCGTACAGCCAAGTCATGACAGAGATTGCAACCTTTTATAGCTACAACAAAGATGGCCCATTTGAAAAAATGCCAAATGGTTACATTTACAATAACACGCTACAAATCAAGTTACCTATCCTGAGTCATGTTACATACATAGCAACTGCAGCTGCAGTCAAATCTTCTCAGAGCCCAGCTAAATCTGTATTTAATTACATCCATAAAAGTGTAACAGTGGCAGTGTACGGGCCCAAACATATCCATCCAGCCTTCACTACAGTCTTAGCAGTTTTTGGACACAACTATACTCCAGACAAACTTAAAGTTGACGACATCAAAAGACGGGGAAAAAATATGCCACCTCTAGTTTTCCAGCTGTGGGGAAAACATCAGTTTTGTCTTGATCCTGTGCAAGATATATTTGTTAATCTTGATACAAGTGGCTCCAATTTTTCAGTTAAAGCAGTAGATAATAATAACGAAATCAAAGAACCACAGTTAAAGAGCGGCAAAACATTTCGGACTCAGTTTCCCTTTTCATTGGAAGGAGCTCAAGAAGTTTGCACATTTGTTTTTTCAATTCAGAT
This genomic window contains:
- the MACC1 gene encoding metastasis-associated in colon cancer protein 1, producing MSRRLHSFRSGGISRSKSEGTLIDFDVQNVSTSKPETPGKDLDLLIDWSDVFHDHVQTTTKRANPFWNGLSESNPFLDDVVQANTFSKTNVSILKEDPLMLFRHSKKRNSISSSGDELDIDKFLENSPASRPARSKSVSYLDVIDVNEFGAPKIDDQILAPDLEWLQNDREAYKMAWLSHRQLTRSCLDLDIISQSPGWAQTQATDTHIICKVDHQGGSVTLPSSDITIHVPEGHVGPGEFQDISLKAFLDPPESLNSNLSTTVSPFLEITLSNINTFEALLLEMKIAAEVKNDPYSQVMTEIATFYSYNKDGPFEKMPNGYIYNNTLQIKLPILSHVTYIATAAAVKSSQSPAKSVFNYIHKSVTVAVYGPKHIHPAFTTVLAVFGHNYTPDKLKVDDIKRRGKNMPPLVFQLWGKHQFCLDPVQDIFVNLDTSGSNFSVKAVDNNNEIKEPQLKSGKTFRTQFPFSLEGAQEVCTFVFSIQIQDSKRSLVISEFTVGTPNPAPKIHVTPKNQTRLQKRKEIMSTPVLPAIHTIKYPKFQDRKLKINNFAVTLKTVLRQQKIDYFLEYFKGDTIALLGEDKVKAIGQTKIKEWYVGVLRGKVGLVHCKNVKIISKEQVIDFSDVHFSTKLLLEQIALPFKKLTYIYSSVLSNVSEKVYDWRYLADALGYSHLSLDDITHTLPSKESDRVAAVVKKLKEDCHADSKKRKFHYELIMGLLKMDCQALVAHLTQDTVILTAAVQLGVRWRELAEKLARLTKQQIEAYEIPHQGKSGEVSLQMMWKPAFDFLYTWAAHYGDSYRDVLQDLHCALDKMKYPITRQWRELTGALIFVNCLEIFRITSFTKLEDEL